The DNA sequence TGCTAAACCGTTCTTCAATATGTCATGAGAAGCAGCGTCATCTGCTTCAACAGTTAGCTGCAAGCTGCAGCCATTGTCTTCATCTCTGGAAGACTCAAATGGTGGAGTTAGTTCTTCATTTAGATCAGGGACAGAAACAACATTCAAGTCAAGCCCACGTGAGACAGAAGGCACCCGCTCTTGTATGATTTCTGTTTTTACAACTTTGTCAGCTGCACAACACTTTTCTACATCCGCACTGCAAAACCCTTCTAGGTAGCCTTTCTCTTGAGCCCATGCTAGATGTAGTATCTTTCCCAGGTCTCGAACCTTGAATTCAGAACCAGCTGCCACTGCATTTTTTGATTCCCCCTTCCCACTAGGACTTTCCTCAGTGGAGGTATTCTCTTTCTTATCGATTTTCACAGCTTGTAAATTAGGATTCTTGTGAAGTATCTCAATGCTCTTGGTGAAACACTTTGCCTCAGAGTGACCCAAATCACCAGTTTCTGTATATGATATGATCCGAAAAGTATACTCAGTGCAAGGCTTTAAATTGGATATCAAAATCCTTCTCTGATTTCTTGGAAAGACACAATTGGGCTCTTTTGAATATCCATCTTCTCTACTATTGTAATACCAAAGCTTGTAGCCCTTAATCTCATTCGAAGATGCTTTAGACAGCTCAATTAAAATAATCACAACAGATGATGGTGTTACTTCTTCAAAAAGAAACTTGCAAGCAGAAGGAAGTGAATCCTCTGCAAGAGAAACCAAGAAACATATGTATTCATGTCAACTTCAATTGAAAAAAACTAAagtaattaaaaagaaaagacaTAAGATGTTCCAACCTCTGCTATTTGGATTGAGACTAGAAACATTGGCCAGCCATTCATCTGCTTTCCCAATTGCAAGGGAGCAGAGCTTCTGCACGTCACCAGCAATAGAGAGTCTGCTGACGATTCCACGTGCCATTTTAGAAGAAACACCATTCACCGGGCCAACTTCTGTTTCCAATCTAGCTTTGGCTTCTTTAACTATATCATGCACCTCTCGAAACCTTGAAGTCCCATCTAAGAGTCTGTAACTCAAGTATATTCTGTAACAAAGGACATCAACACGACGTGCATCTTTTGCTACAAGTAGTTGCTTTTTCCAGCATCTgccattataaaataaaatcaaacagATCTTTAGTACAATATTAAAACTGGATGGTCTTACACACAATACAGGTTTAAAGTTAACAAGAATTTCTTAACATATAAAAAGCATTATCAGTGCCTATATTTAATCTTTAAGATGCATTAATTTGTTACTCACCCAAGTATCCCAGACACTTTACCACAAGAAGCACAACAATAACTTCCATCTAGCTGCATCAACTGCCCAAGATCAACCACCCCAACCTTTTCACGTTGAAGGGCACACTCAATGTGGCAAGACAATCCACAAGAGTCTCCCTCCCCAGATTCCGATGAGCAAACCAGCCAAAGACTAGGGTCCTTGTTGTCATCAAACAAGTGGCAGATACAGCAAGAGCACCGCCTGCAAAATGTGTCATCTATTGACAGGACAGCTCTACATGCAGAATTTTTACATATCCACGAGTTTGACAATCCAAATTCGGAAGATTGTTCAAGAGATGGAGGGAGTCGCACTGGATTTTCTCCCTTCCTGTTTTGCTTTCTAGAAGGCTGATTGCTAGGACTAGAAGAAGCTTTTCTTGAATCCACCTTCTTATTAGTCTTGCTCGTCACCTTTGCTATCTCCATGGTTTTGTTTTTTGATGTAACTAAGTTCTTTTTTTCCTTATCAAAACAAGTCCTTAACAGTTCCTTCTTGGGACCAGATCTCAAAAATTCTTGAAGTAGCTCTGGACTTCTTGAAGCATCATCAGAATTACCATTCTTCTCAGGAGTGCTTTGCACACTGGAAGACAGGCTTTGAACACCAGAAACTGGAGATGGAAAACACAAAACTGAGCTCAGCATGTCTTTTCAAGAACTGGACTTAAAACGAAGCTATTGAAAAATTCTCCAtcacttaaaattaaaaacaataaaagataAAGAGAAAATGAAAACCAATACAATTTTCTATACAAGCGTAATAATATAAATAGCAAAAACCAACACAGCATCAAAAGTGTAGTTTGTTAAGCAGGATAAAACAGCATCATGCTCTACTAAGTGATTAAAACTTTAAGAGATTGATTATAAAAACCAAAGAGTGTAAGAGTGTAAGAGTGTTCTCACTAAAATGTACAGTACACGAAATTGATTATAAGTGTCACCTACTAGAATGTACAGTACTCGAACAATTTGTTCCTTAAGTTCTACTGAAGGTTTTCAAACACATAAGAGTGGAAAACACACACAAAGACACAAGCACAATAGGAAACATAAAGGTCATACCTTTAGCAAGCAATTTATCTTCTAAATCCATTTTACAAACGTTAGTTACAAACAATTCCGCAGTCCTCCCTGTGACAACATAATCACATTTCAGACTGGTAATTATCATAAACCAAAAAAGTATAGATGCAAAAAAATTTTTTAGCACAAGCATCATATCATATATGCTTTTTTTTCCTTCAGCTGCTATTACTGGTCTAGTTGTCCAAAGATTATTAATTGGCTATTCATGAAATCTCCATCATATCCACCACAATCGAGTAAAACTCTGATTTTTTCTCCTACGTCCTCTCTTAGCTAAgaagtattatataaaaacaatTAACTCTGATGAACAAATCAAGCTCTAAAACCGCATCCCCTGTTCTCTATTCCTTCTACTTTCTCACCACAATGCAGTTGATCAATTTAACAAAATGACCCGTAAAAAGAAACTCGTAATAAAACAGAGAACAAAACCAGAGGTAAAAAAGAAATCATAAAATAAACAGACAACATGAAAGAGAAGCAAATAAACATTTAAACCCACAAAAAGGCTACTTTTCGCTTCcattagaaaaagaaagaaaacagaTAGTACCATGCAAATCAGCCACGACGAAAGACTCAGATATATTTTTCTCCGTCATATTAAGAAGTACAAAAGGATAATATCTATAGAGAGATATTTAATACATAGAAACAAATATAATATAGCTATCACAAACTAAAACTCAAAGCGAGAAGAACAAGGGTCGTACAATTATATACACACCACTAATCTACCGTAAATACATTGTGGGAATCAACCACAAACAAATCAGAAACTATTTTGAAGGTCACAAACGTAATCCAAATATTGGGGTTCAAAACGCAGCAAACCAAACCAAGACTCTAAATTTAGGACACCGTGGAGAAAGGGTTCGAGGAAACGAATCCGAAAACACAAAAACACAAACATAAAACATGAAAGCTCGAACGGATCTGCGCTCATAACATAGTTTCTAAAAATgccgaaaaaaaaaatcgaaacaaaaataaaaataaaagaaaaaagaaacgaATCTGAGAAACTCACCGGTTAACAATGGGAGCGAATCTAGGGTTTCGATGCGGCCCCAAATTCTCAGAATTCGAAACCAGAAAGAATGAAATCGCtaagagagagaaggagagagaAACCTCTCTCCGTTGTATGTGTTAGTTGGTTTAtgcaagaaagagaagagaaagaagaggCTTATACGAGTTATTGACGTTTTAGAGTAAGACTCGATCGTGAATATGACGCGCTAGAAATCGCGTGTGGAAGGACCCTACGGTTTTGAAAGTAGGGTTGGTTCTGCTGCGCAGAAAAGTACATAAAGCACTGCCTCGGATAGTTACTGGTACGTGGAAGCGTACGTGCTTAACACGCGCGtgagaaataaaataaagtctaatattttttaacataaGATaccatattaatattttattttatttataaaaatatatattagtagTAATAGTTTGTTGGaaaaaagggaaagaaaaagCGCAAATAATAGTCCATGTCATTCAGCATTAGGTAGTGTACGAGTATTGGAATTGAATTGAATCCGTCCCTTGGATTGATGAGATCCCCACCGTCCGATTATACTCCAATAGTTAATATCAACTACTCTTACAAACCGTTGACTGACACATAAACAACCCCAAAATCCCCGAATGCAATCAAAAAGCTATTAATtgagtaatttaaataaataaataaataaataaaacaataatgggTTTCACACAAACATATTTT is a window from the Cannabis sativa cultivar Pink pepper isolate KNU-18-1 chromosome 1, ASM2916894v1, whole genome shotgun sequence genome containing:
- the LOC115705198 gene encoding VIN3-like protein 1; this translates as MDLEDKLLAKVSGVQSLSSSVQSTPEKNGNSDDASRSPELLQEFLRSGPKKELLRTCFDKEKKNLVTSKNKTMEIAKVTSKTNKKVDSRKASSSPSNQPSRKQNRKGENPVRLPPSLEQSSEFGLSNSWICKNSACRAVLSIDDTFCRRCSCCICHLFDDNKDPSLWLVCSSESGEGDSCGLSCHIECALQREKVGVVDLGQLMQLDGSYCCASCGKVSGILGCWKKQLLVAKDARRVDVLCYRIYLSYRLLDGTSRFREVHDIVKEAKARLETEVGPVNGVSSKMARGIVSRLSIAGDVQKLCSLAIGKADEWLANVSSLNPNSREDSLPSACKFLFEEVTPSSVVIILIELSKASSNEIKGYKLWYYNSREDGYSKEPNCVFPRNQRRILISNLKPCTEYTFRIISYTETGDLGHSEAKCFTKSIEILHKNPNLQAVKIDKKENTSTEESPSGKGESKNAVAAGSEFKVRDLGKILHLAWAQEKGYLEGFCSADVEKCCAADKVVKTEIIQERVPSVSRGLDLNVVSVPDLNEELTPPFESSRDEDNGCSLQLTVEADDAASHDILKNGLARSHGSGDSQTWTHGVTGDVPAVDSRTDFCRKRALVNTIEEAHECDSTLINGSPFRISNGSSSLDENFEYCVKIIRWLECESHITQEFRLKLLTWFSLRSTEQERRVVNTFIQTMIDDPSSLAGQLVDSFSDIISSKRSKNGFCSKLWH